A segment of the Leclercia adecarboxylata genome:
TCGCGATAATCATGGTGGTAATACCGAAGAAGGCGTTTACGTTCGCGCCCGCACCCATAGTGAAGAAGTGGTGCAGCCAAACGATGAACGACAGAACGGTAATACACACGGTTGCCCACACCAGCGAGGTGTAACCAAACAGACGCTTACGCGAGAAGGTCGCTGCGATTTCGGAGAACACACCGAAGACCGGCAGAACCAGGATGTACACTTCAGGGTGACCCCATGCCCAAATCAGGTTGATGTACATCATCATGTTGCCGCCCATATCATTGGTGAAGAAATGGGTACCCAGATAGCGATCCAGGGTCAGCAGCGCGACGGTAACAGTCAGGATTGGGAAGGAGGCGATAATCAGGATGTTGGCGCACAGAGATGCCCAGGTAAATACTGGCATCTTGAACATCGTCATACCTGGGGCACGCATCTTCAGGATAGTCACGAAGAAGTTAATACCGGTCAGGGTCGTACCGACACCGGAGAGCTGCAGCGCCCAAATCCAGTAATCAACCCCTACACCAGGACTGTATTCAATTCCTGAAAGCGGCGGGTAAGCCAGCCAGCCGGTCTGAGCAAATTCGCCCACACCCAGTGACAGGTTAACCAGAATCACACCGACAACCGTGAACCAGAAGCTCAGGTTGTTCAGGAACGGGAACGCAACGTCGCGCGCGCCGATTTGCAGCGGCACAACCACGTTCATCAGACCGATAACCAGCGGCATCGCCACGAAGAAGATCATAATCACGCCGTGCGCGGTAAAGATCTGATCGTAGTGGTGCGGTGGCAAGAAGCCTGCTTCGCCAGCGGAGGCAAGCGCCTGCTGGCTACGCATCATGATTGCATCGGCAAAGCCACGAATTAACATGACGATACCGACGATGCAGTACATGATACCGAGTTTTTTGTGGTCGACCGAAGTCAGCCACTCATTCCACAGATAGCTCCACTTACCGAAGTAAGTGATCAGGCCAATTAAGGCTGCGCCACCAATGATAATTGCAGCAAGCGTAACCACGATAATTGGTTCATGGTACGGCACCGCATCCAGTGTCAATTTTCCGAACATTTTCTTCCTCGGCCCCTTAGTGAGAGGTTTCCGCGTGGCTCATGTCCATGCCTTCCATCCCTTCGTGCTTGCTATGCTCGCCTTCAGGTTGGGTCACGTCCATGCTCTTGCCGTGGTCCATAAATTTGCCAATAACGTCTTTGAACAAATTCGGTTTCACGTTAGAGAAGTACTCCACCTTGTTGTATTCGCTAGGTGTTGCCACTTTTTCGAACGTAGCCATGTCAGACATGGTGTTCGGAGACTGTTTCGCTTTAGCAACCCACTGGTCGAAAGCGGCACGGTCAGGCGTGGCAATGGCTTTGAACTTCATACCAGAGAAGCCCGGGCCACTGTAGCTGGCGGAGATACCATCATAGGTGCCTGCTTCATTCGCGATCAGGTGCAGGTTGGTCTGCATACCGGCCATCGCGTAAATCTGGCTACCCAGACGCGGGATAAAGAAGGAGTTCATCACGGAGTTAGACGTTACTTTGAACTGCACCGGGACGTTCGCCGGGAAGGCGATTTCATTTACGGTAGCAATGCCCTGTTCCGGGTAGATGAAGAACCATTTCCAGTCCATGGAGACGACTTCGATCGTAATCGGTTTCTCATCGTGAACCAGCGGTTTTGCAGGTTCGAGCGCGTGAGTGGTTTTCCATGTCAGTACGGCAAGGAACAGGATGATCAGAATCGGCACCGTCCAGACCACAGCTTCCACTTTATTGGAGTGTGACCAGTTAGGGCTATACTTCGCATCTTTGTTGCTCGCACGATACTTCCAGGCGAAACCAACAGCCATCAAGATGGCGGGAATCACGACGATCATCATCAGGCCAAAAGCCGTCAGAATGAGCGAACGTTGCTCCAGTCCAATCTGTCCTTTGGGGTCTAGCAGCGCAGAATCACAGCCACTGAGTAATACAGTGCCTGCAAATAACGACAACCATCCCAAACTTTTATTGTATTTCCTAAGTGTCATTTAACGACCTCAATTCCACGGGGACCTGGTGGCGTTTAAAGTGTGGGGGCATTTTACGGGAACGTTACATTACTGTAAACATCATTAGACCTGTGTCAGGAACGTGTTACCAGGTTCTGCCAGGGAAGTCACAGATGTTGCAAATTATAACCGTTTTTCAGACGCAAGCACCGCCAGACGGGCGTTATAACGAAACAGACTCTGTAGGTAGGGTAAAAAGGGCAATTGGTATAACCATTGCTGAAAACAAACAATTTATTAACAAATAATCATCAATAAAGAGACAAATAAAAAACGTAAAATTAATGTTTCGTTTGCTGAATCGGTTAACGAAAAATACCCTATATCCCATGCTCCAATAATTTCCGGAATTCTAAGAGGCACGAAACAACAAATATTATTTTTCCATGACCAAATTTATTTGCCGTTATAATTTACATGGGTGATTACAACGGAAAATAACATTTTGCGCCGGTTTTACACCCTCTGGCTCTCACGCATGGCCAGATAGTCAAGGAGTGCTCCCGTAAGGATCCCGGTCAGCGCCAGCAGCGCGCCGATGTCCAGCAGGAGCAGGCTAAACGGCAGTACGAGGGTGGTGGTGGCATTGACGATCGTTACGATGAGCCACAGTGCGAGCGTCAGACATCCCACCAGCAATATTCTTAACGCGAAGCGATAGGCTGACGGGAAACGCGTCCTGACCATAAAGTGTTCCGTCTGCTGGGTATATTCCAGCGAGCGGCGGCATAGTAATAGCAACAGCAGTCCCGGAATGGCCGCAAAGACGGAGAAGAGATAAAACTCAGCCCAACCGTGCGCTTCCACAAACCAGCCCGCGATAGGGCCGACGTAAACCCGCCCCACGGCTGAGAGCGCAGAGAGCAGGGCAAACTGGGTTGCGGAGAAGGATTTGTTGCACAGGGTCATCAGCAGGGCGACAAACGCAGCCGTCCCCATCCCACCGCACAGGTTTTCAAAGAATACCGCCGCCGCCATGCTGAGCATATGCTTATCGGTGATGGAGAGCAGCCAGTAACCGGCATTCGACACACCCTGCAGGATGCCGAAGATCAGCAGCGCGCGGAACAGGCTTAAACGCTGCATCAGGACTCCGCCATACAGCGCGCCGATAATAGTGGCGATTAACCCCAGCGTCTTGTTGACCACACCCACTTCACCGGCATCAAAGCCCACGCCGCGGATCAGAAAGGTGGTGGTCAGACTCATGGCAAACGCATCACCGAGTTTATACAGCACAATCAGCAGCAGAATGATCCAGGCATTGTTGCGGCCAAAGAAGTCGCGCAGCGGTTCGGCAACCGCCTGCTCAAGTGAGCGGGGAACGGGAATAACATCGCTCGGTTCCGGCGCCAGGAAGGTCGCGATCATGCACGGGATCAGCAGGGTGGCCATCAGCCAGTACATGCCCTGCCAGCCGAGATAGCGGTCTGCCAGCCATAGCGCCAGCCCACCGGAGACCAGCATACCCAGACGGTAGCCCAGCACGCTGATGGCGGCCCCGGCCCCACGCTCGTCGGCCGAGAGCACATCCGTTTTCCAGGCATCAAAAACGATATCCTGCGACGCGGAGCAGAAGGCAATCACCACCGCCAGCGCGGCCATCCAGCGAAGCTGCGAGGCAGGTTCGAGGAAGCCCATCGCGGCAATCGCCAGCAGCAGCATCGCCTGGGTCATCAGCAACCAGCCACGACGCCTGCCGAGGAAAGGCGGGGTGTAGCGGTCCATCATCGGCGA
Coding sequences within it:
- the cyoB gene encoding cytochrome o ubiquinol oxidase subunit I, with product MFGKLTLDAVPYHEPIIVVTLAAIIIGGAALIGLITYFGKWSYLWNEWLTSVDHKKLGIMYCIVGIVMLIRGFADAIMMRSQQALASAGEAGFLPPHHYDQIFTAHGVIMIFFVAMPLVIGLMNVVVPLQIGARDVAFPFLNNLSFWFTVVGVILVNLSLGVGEFAQTGWLAYPPLSGIEYSPGVGVDYWIWALQLSGVGTTLTGINFFVTILKMRAPGMTMFKMPVFTWASLCANILIIASFPILTVTVALLTLDRYLGTHFFTNDMGGNMMMYINLIWAWGHPEVYILVLPVFGVFSEIAATFSRKRLFGYTSLVWATVCITVLSFIVWLHHFFTMGAGANVNAFFGITTMIIAIPTGVKIFNWLFTMYQGRIQFHSAMLWTIGFIVTFSVGGMTGVLLAVPGADFVLHNSLFLIAHFHNVIIGGVVFGCFAGVTYWWPKAFGFTLNEKWGKRAFWFWIIGFFVAFMPLYVLGFMGMTRRLSQQIDPQFHPMLVVAAVGAALIACGIASQLYMFYVSIRDREQNRDLTGDPWGGRTLEWATSSPPPFYNFAVVPHIHERDAFWEMKEKGEAYKQPAHYEEIHMPKNSAAGMVIAAFATVFGFAMIWHIWWLAIVGFAGIVISWIVKSFDEDVDYYVPVREVEILEKQHFDEIAKAGLKNGN
- the cyoA gene encoding cytochrome o ubiquinol oxidase subunit II; amino-acid sequence: MTLRKYNKSLGWLSLFAGTVLLSGCDSALLDPKGQIGLEQRSLILTAFGLMMIVVIPAILMAVGFAWKYRASNKDAKYSPNWSHSNKVEAVVWTVPILIILFLAVLTWKTTHALEPAKPLVHDEKPITIEVVSMDWKWFFIYPEQGIATVNEIAFPANVPVQFKVTSNSVMNSFFIPRLGSQIYAMAGMQTNLHLIANEAGTYDGISASYSGPGFSGMKFKAIATPDRAAFDQWVAKAKQSPNTMSDMATFEKVATPSEYNKVEYFSNVKPNLFKDVIGKFMDHGKSMDVTQPEGEHSKHEGMEGMDMSHAETSH
- the ampG gene encoding muropeptide MFS transporter AmpG yields the protein MSSQYLRIFQQPKSAILLILGFASGLPLALTSGTLQAWMTVEDIDLKTIGFFSLVGQAYVFKFLWSPMMDRYTPPFLGRRRGWLLMTQAMLLLAIAAMGFLEPASQLRWMAALAVVIAFCSASQDIVFDAWKTDVLSADERGAGAAISVLGYRLGMLVSGGLALWLADRYLGWQGMYWLMATLLIPCMIATFLAPEPSDVIPVPRSLEQAVAEPLRDFFGRNNAWIILLLIVLYKLGDAFAMSLTTTFLIRGVGFDAGEVGVVNKTLGLIATIIGALYGGVLMQRLSLFRALLIFGILQGVSNAGYWLLSITDKHMLSMAAAVFFENLCGGMGTAAFVALLMTLCNKSFSATQFALLSALSAVGRVYVGPIAGWFVEAHGWAEFYLFSVFAAIPGLLLLLLCRRSLEYTQQTEHFMVRTRFPSAYRFALRILLVGCLTLALWLIVTIVNATTTLVLPFSLLLLDIGALLALTGILTGALLDYLAMRESQRV